TCAATCACTTGACCGGTCACTTGAAAAAAAATCATAAAGACTATAACACTGAACGTTCATTAGTAAAACTGGTAGGTAAAAGAAGAAGTCTTCTTGATTATATGATAAAGAAAGATATTGTAAAATACAGAGAGCTTATTAAAGAGCTTGGTATTAGAAAATAATATTGCAAAAAAGGGGATAGTTAACTA
The genomic region above belongs to Maribacter hydrothermalis and contains:
- the rpsO gene encoding 30S ribosomal protein S15, translating into MYLTKEVKAEIFKKHGGKAENTGSTEGQIALFTHRINHLTGHLKKNHKDYNTERSLVKLVGKRRSLLDYMIKKDIVKYRELIKELGIRK